DNA sequence from the Streptomyces canus genome:
AGGGTTTGGTGAGGTAGTCGTCGGCGCCGAGTTCGAAGCCGGTGGCCTTGTCGTCGAGGCGGTCGGCGGCGGTGAGCATGAGGATCGGCATGCCGCTTCCGGAGTCGATGATGCGTTTGGCGATCTCGTCACCGGAGGGGCCGGGGATGTCCCGGTCGAGGACGGCGATGTCGTAGGTGTTGATGCTCAGCAGTTCCAGCGCGGTGTCGCCGTCGCCCGCGATGTCTGCGGCGATCGCTTCGAGGCGTAGACCATCGCGGATGGCTTCTGCCATGTAGAGCTCGTCCTCGACGATCAACACACGCATGCCTTCGATGCTACGAGTGGGCGCATATCGCCGGCGTATCGAAAACCGCATACGTGCGGGCAACAGCGCGCTGCTTTGACTGGTGGCATGACGCGAACCCCGCCCTCGGTACGGACAGTGACCCGCCGGACTCGCCCGTTCCCACAGGGTGGCTCCGGTCGTGGGGACGCCGCCCCCGGTGTCCGGCGGGCCGGCATCCGTCGAGTGTTCCGCGCCTGCTCCCGGCCGGGTCCCTGGAAGCGCGGCCCGGTGCTCGCGGCGCTGGCGTTGCTGCTCGGCCTGCTGATGCTGCTGCATGCGGAGATCACGGACTACGGGGGTCTCGGCAGTCTGATGGAGACCTTCCTGCCGTGGTTCGGCCTGTTCGTGCCGGTGCTGCTGGCCGGGGCGCTGTGGCGTCGCTCCGCTTCCGCGGTGGTCGCGCTGCTGTTGCCGGTCACGGTGTGGCTGAGTCTCTTCGGCGGGCTGCTCGGTGACAGGTCCCACTCGGGCGGTGACCTCGTCGTGGCCGGCCACAACGTCGGTGCGGGCAACCGCGACCCGGTCGGTACCGCCCGCGACCTGGTCGCCTCCGGGGCGGATGTGCTGGGTCTGGAGGAGATCACCCCGCAGGCGAGGCCGGTGTACGAGAAGGCTCTGGCGAAGGCGTATCCGTACCACAAGGTGTTGGGCACGGTCGGGTTGTGGAGCAGGCTGCCGCTGTCGGACGTCCGGCCGGTGGACACCGAGATGGACGCCGGGCCGCTGGGGGCCACCAAGCCGGCCGCCGTCAAGCTGTCCTACAACCGCGCGTTGCGCGCCACGGTGGCCACGAGCCGGGGTCCGTTGGCGGTGTACGTGGCCCACCTGGGGTCCGTACGGGTGATGCCCAGGACGGGCTTCTGGACGGGCAGCCGGGACCGTAACGCGAAGGCGCTGGCCAAGGCAGTGGCCGCTGAGCCGAGCGGGCGGGTGGTGCTGCTCGGTGATCTGAACGGCACGACGGACGACCGTGCGTTCGCCGGCCTGACCTCGCGGCTGCGCTCGGTCCAGGACGCGGCCGGGGACGGCTTCGGTTTCACGTGGCCGGAGAGGTTCCCGGTGGCGCGGATCGACCAGATCCTGGTGCGCGGTGTGGAGCCGGAGAGTTCCTGGGTGCTGCCGGCCACCGGCAGCGACCACCGACCGGTGGCGGCCGGGATCAGCTGGTGAGACCCGCGCAGGGGCTCTCTACGGCAGCGGCAGCGGCAGTTCCCGAATCGACGGGTCGGCGATGCGTCCCGTCAGGGCCTGCGCGAACCGTTCCGCGTGCAGGACGCGGTAGGGGCGTGAGTGGTACGGCCTTGTCGTCGGGTCGAGGCGGTCGGTGAGGCCGAGTTGGTTGTGCAGGTCGGCGACGGTTTCGTAGGCGGCGGCGAGATGGTGCTCGCGGTCGTGCCAGTCGGTGGCCGCGAGGGCGGTCCTGAGAACCGGGGTGAGGCGGTCGCCCGCAGCGGTGTGGGCGAAGGCGCTGCCGAGCCATTTGCCGTACGGCGGGTAGCGGCGGTCCATGAGGAGGCACAGGCGCATCAGGTGGCGGGTCTGGCGGGCGGCGACGACGGCCGAGCCGAGTTCGTCGCCGACCTCGCCGCAGCGGCCGACGAAGGCCTCCTCGTGGGAGAGGCGCTGCCATTGGCGGGCCAGGACGTGGAGCCACAGGTCGTGGGGGTACCAGCGCAGGGCGGCGCGGGCGGGGGCGAGGGCGTGCAGGCCGTCGTGGAAGACGGCTCCGGCGGTGACCTCGGCGAGGCGTTGGGTGGGGGTGCCGAGCCAGTGGGCGGGAGTGATCGCGCGGGTCGGGTCGAAGCCGAGTGTGTCGGTGAACCACGAGGAGACGTGGGTGACCTCGACGCGGTGGTGGACGGGGCCGTCGGTGGCACGCATGACGCGGATGTCGCGGGTCTCGCCGGTGGGCGCGAAGTGCGTGGGCCAGCCGTGGAAGGTCTTCGGGAGGCGCTCGGAGAGGACGTGTCCGATACGTTCCGCGTGGCGCGGGACGTCCTGGGAGCGCAGGAAGATCTGGAGGCGCGGGCCCCATTCGTGGTCGGCGGAGCGCGGGGTGTCGTAGCCGAGGACTTCGGAGCCGGGGCCGATGCGTGCGGCGGAGTGCGGGATCCCCGGGGCGGTTTCCTCCAGGAGGGGGCCCACGGCCTCGGCGTAGAAGCGGCGGGAGAGTTCGAGGCCGGGGACGAAGGCGGGCGTGCTCACGGTGTGCCGGAGGCCTGTGCGAGGGCTTCGTCGGTCAGGCGGTAGACCGTCCATTCGTCCTGGGGGCGGGCGCCGAGGGCCTTGTAGAAGTCGATCGCGGGGGTGTTCCAGTTCAGGACGGACCATTCGAGGCGCTGGTAGCCGCGCTCGACGCAGATGCGGGCGAGTGCGGTGAGCAGGGCCTTGCCGTGGCCGCCGCCGCGGGCCGTGGGACGGACGTAGAGGTCCTCGAGGTGGATGCCGTGGACTCCGCGCCAGGTGGAGAAGTTGAGGAACCAGATCGCGTAGCCGATCACCGCGTCGGTGGTGTCGTCGGTCGCCACATGCGCGAAGGTCGCGGGGCGGGAGCCGAAAAGGGCTTCGTGGAGTTGTTCCTCGGTCGCCTTCGCCTCCTCCAGCGCCCTTTCGTATTCCGCGAGTTCGCGGATGAGGGCGTGGATCGCGGTGATGTCGGCGGGGGTGGCGGGGCGGATCACGGCTGTCGGCTCCGGTGGGTGCGCAGGCGGTGGGCGATGTCGAGTTGGCGGGGTTCTATGGGGCGGCCGTCCTCGATGTCCCAGAGGCTGTTCTGGAGCAGCCGTCCCAGGGTCCAGGCACGCGCGCGGGCGCGGTCCAGGCCGAGGACGTCGGTCATGGCGTCGAAGC
Encoded proteins:
- a CDS encoding DUF4037 domain-containing protein → MSTPAFVPGLELSRRFYAEAVGPLLEETAPGIPHSAARIGPGSEVLGYDTPRSADHEWGPRLQIFLRSQDVPRHAERIGHVLSERLPKTFHGWPTHFAPTGETRDIRVMRATDGPVHHRVEVTHVSSWFTDTLGFDPTRAITPAHWLGTPTQRLAEVTAGAVFHDGLHALAPARAALRWYPHDLWLHVLARQWQRLSHEEAFVGRCGEVGDELGSAVVAARQTRHLMRLCLLMDRRYPPYGKWLGSAFAHTAAGDRLTPVLRTALAATDWHDREHHLAAAYETVADLHNQLGLTDRLDPTTRPYHSRPYRVLHAERFAQALTGRIADPSIRELPLPLP
- a CDS encoding GNAT family N-acetyltransferase; protein product: MIRPATPADITAIHALIRELAEYERALEEAKATEEQLHEALFGSRPATFAHVATDDTTDAVIGYAIWFLNFSTWRGVHGIHLEDLYVRPTARGGGHGKALLTALARICVERGYQRLEWSVLNWNTPAIDFYKALGARPQDEWTVYRLTDEALAQASGTP
- a CDS encoding endonuclease/exonuclease/phosphatase family protein, encoding MTRTPPSVRTVTRRTRPFPQGGSGRGDAAPGVRRAGIRRVFRACSRPGPWKRGPVLAALALLLGLLMLLHAEITDYGGLGSLMETFLPWFGLFVPVLLAGALWRRSASAVVALLLPVTVWLSLFGGLLGDRSHSGGDLVVAGHNVGAGNRDPVGTARDLVASGADVLGLEEITPQARPVYEKALAKAYPYHKVLGTVGLWSRLPLSDVRPVDTEMDAGPLGATKPAAVKLSYNRALRATVATSRGPLAVYVAHLGSVRVMPRTGFWTGSRDRNAKALAKAVAAEPSGRVVLLGDLNGTTDDRAFAGLTSRLRSVQDAAGDGFGFTWPERFPVARIDQILVRGVEPESSWVLPATGSDHRPVAAGISW